The window GTCTTCATCGCTGACAGCGGCATAATCAAGGCGGCGGCCATAGGCACTTTGATTTTTAACGGCAATAGCTTTGGGTCCAAACTTCTCAAAAATACGGTCAATGGTTTTATGTGCCTGATCGAGTGTGACAAGATCCCCTTCAGCATATCGGCGCAGTGTCCGCAACTTTAAACCTGATGAAATGCTAACGGTCCAGAGGTCGAAACTGATCAGGTCATCAGCCGATTCCGATTCTCTAAATACAGAACTTTCCAGTCCGTTAACGTGTGCATGTTCAATGTGTGCAACATGGCGGAGAATATGCCGATAGAATCCCGGGCGAATATCCTTGCTTAATTGTTCGCTGATTTTCTCGCAATTACTTTCGGAAATATCGTCTTCGTCGTAAAGAGCGCGTATACTTTCACGCACACAACGTTGATACCCTGTGTGGCGGCATCGGTCGTACCAAGGAGCCACCAGTTTCCACTTTTCTTTAGGTGTTAGGCTTCGCCCGATCAGTTGCTTGAAATCTTCATGCGCCATGCCGGATACCTGCAGGTCTGAATCGGTGTAGTGACTAAAAAGCATTCCAAAATCAGGGGCAGGGTGACGGTCTTGGTCTTTATGGTTAATCCTCTCTGCCTCCGGTGGGAGATGCTCGTGGGTGTCAATGAAAGGTGTCTGCGCCACCAATGCGGCGATATCCTCATAGACGGCTCCTGCAGCGGGAAATGAAGGGTAGCCGCTTTTTAGGGCTGCCGCATCCCCCGTCGCGCCGATCCCAAGTCCCACACTCAGT of the Candidatus Hydrogenedentota bacterium genome contains:
- a CDS encoding amidohydrolase family protein, which codes for MTDAVNRRKFIGATGTALSVGLGIGATGDAAALKSGYPSFPAAGAVYEDIAALVAQTPFIDTHEHLPPEAERINHKDQDRHPAPDFGMLFSHYTDSDLQVSGMAHEDFKQLIGRSLTPKEKWKLVAPWYDRCRHTGYQRCVRESIRALYDEDDISESNCEKISEQLSKDIRPGFYRHILRHVAHIEHAHVNGLESSVFRESESADDLISFDLWTVSISSGLKLRTLRRYAEGDLVTLDQAHKTIDRIFEKFGPKAIAVKNQSAYGRRLDYAAVSDEDAAPLFQRLAQDESLNGTEMKALQDNLFRHVLHCATAFNLPVKLHTGYFAGHNVMDLARVRENLCDIARLAQDFPNTIFVLMHIAYPYQHELIAFCKHYANIYADMCWSWIIDPASASRFLGEFMMAAPACKLFTFGGDYIPVELVAGMRAWQGRGSPG